Proteins encoded together in one SAR324 cluster bacterium window:
- the tsf gene encoding translation elongation factor Ts: MAEITAAAVKELRELTGVPMMDCKKALVETNGDMEAAKDFLRKRGQAKAIKKSSRETNDGAIAAYISDDLRTASLVKLSCETDFVAKNERFQNLLQTICSQVATQGDIEVPSQTLVDGSGTIQDLLTQSVAELGENIQFAEAKRFELDEGVIGSYIHMTGKIGVLVPIATNGAADKDPLTSLARDIAMHIAATPAEAVLPEQVDQSVLDKEKEVFVAQARESGKPDNIIEKMVSGRIQKFLKEICVSSQPFVKDPQRTVQQLVDDKAKELGVELRFDSFAKFNF; encoded by the coding sequence ATGGCTGAGATCACTGCTGCCGCCGTCAAGGAATTGCGAGAACTGACTGGCGTGCCAATGATGGATTGCAAAAAAGCTCTCGTTGAAACCAACGGAGACATGGAAGCTGCCAAAGATTTTCTGCGTAAGCGTGGGCAAGCCAAGGCGATCAAGAAATCTTCGAGAGAAACCAATGACGGTGCCATCGCAGCTTACATTAGTGACGATCTAAGAACTGCGAGTCTCGTCAAGCTGTCCTGTGAAACAGATTTTGTTGCCAAGAACGAACGTTTTCAAAATCTACTGCAAACCATCTGTAGTCAGGTGGCTACTCAAGGAGACATAGAGGTCCCAAGTCAAACTTTGGTTGACGGATCTGGAACCATTCAGGACCTGCTGACCCAAAGTGTCGCTGAACTCGGGGAAAACATCCAGTTTGCGGAAGCGAAGCGATTCGAACTAGACGAAGGCGTGATCGGCTCCTACATTCACATGACTGGAAAAATTGGAGTGCTTGTCCCAATCGCAACCAACGGTGCAGCAGATAAAGACCCGTTGACATCTTTGGCCAGAGACATCGCAATGCACATTGCCGCAACTCCTGCAGAAGCGGTTCTTCCAGAGCAAGTAGACCAATCTGTGCTGGACAAGGAAAAGGAAGTCTTCGTTGCACAAGCTCGTGAATCTGGCAAGCCAGACAACATTATTGAGAAAATGGTCAGCGGACGGATTCAGAAGTTCCTGAAAGAGATCTGCGTCAGTTCCCAGCCCTTCGTCAAAGATCCCCAGCGTACTGTTCAGCAATTGGTAGATGACAAAGCCAAGGAACTGGGAGTGGAACTTCGATTCGACAGCTTTGCCAAATTCAACTTCTGA
- the frr gene encoding ribosome recycling factor, translating into MQAETIEEVQETVRRKMDSTLNNLRQEFNNIHAGRVTPAMLENEKVDYYGSPTPITQVASVSAPEPQLLMINPWEKNMIKEIERTLQAANLGFSLSNDGNVIRALLPPFTEERRKERVKQTKKIGEEVKVALRNVRREGNDTLKKMEKDKLISQDEEKGAQADIQKLTDEHINLVSELMTAKEKELMTI; encoded by the coding sequence ATGCAAGCTGAGACGATCGAAGAAGTTCAAGAGACAGTTCGCCGAAAAATGGATAGTACGCTGAACAACCTGAGACAAGAGTTCAACAACATTCATGCGGGCCGGGTTACCCCAGCTATGCTTGAGAACGAGAAGGTTGACTACTACGGGTCTCCAACTCCGATTACACAAGTTGCCTCTGTTTCTGCGCCAGAACCTCAACTGCTGATGATCAATCCTTGGGAAAAAAACATGATCAAGGAGATTGAGCGAACGCTTCAAGCAGCAAACCTCGGTTTCAGCTTATCCAATGATGGCAACGTGATCAGAGCACTGTTGCCTCCCTTCACGGAAGAGCGACGTAAGGAACGAGTCAAACAGACCAAGAAAATTGGTGAAGAAGTCAAAGTAGCCTTACGCAATGTGCGTCGGGAAGGTAACGACACCTTGAAAAAGATGGAAAAAGACAAGCTCATCTCTCAGGATGAAGAGAAGGGCGCCCAGGCAGACATCCAGAAGCTCACGGATGAGCACATCAACTTAGTGAGCGAATTAATGACTGCCAAGGAAAAAGAACTGATGACCATTTGA
- the rpsB gene encoding 30S ribosomal protein S2, producing MAVISMRQFLEAGVHFGHQTKRWNPNMAPYIYGVKSGIHIIDLRQSLKQLKVAYEYAKTTASEGRNFLFVGTKPQIQNIIQEEADRCGANYINFRWLGGMLTNFSTVKQSISRLKEFEELAGKDDTYEGIIKKEALRIERKREKLDQSLGGVKTMRGLPDLIFVVDCRREHLAIREANKLGIPIIAIADTNSDPKDVTVPIPGNDDSPKAVRLFASVIATGILEGRTSRASISTADSGTPAEISQAAPAPAESEPEMKSDSAGNEVTDTPATPE from the coding sequence ATGGCTGTCATTTCAATGCGGCAATTTCTGGAAGCCGGCGTTCACTTTGGACACCAGACCAAGCGCTGGAATCCCAACATGGCTCCCTACATCTATGGAGTCAAGAGTGGCATTCATATCATCGATCTGCGCCAAAGCCTCAAGCAACTCAAAGTGGCCTACGAGTATGCCAAAACAACGGCTTCAGAGGGTCGCAACTTCCTCTTCGTTGGTACAAAGCCCCAGATTCAAAACATCATTCAAGAAGAAGCCGACCGTTGCGGAGCAAATTATATCAACTTCCGCTGGCTCGGTGGAATGCTGACCAACTTCTCTACCGTCAAACAGTCGATTAGCCGATTGAAGGAATTTGAAGAGTTGGCAGGAAAAGACGACACTTACGAAGGCATCATCAAAAAAGAAGCTCTCCGTATCGAACGTAAGCGTGAGAAATTGGACCAGTCTTTGGGTGGTGTGAAGACTATGCGTGGGCTTCCTGATCTAATCTTCGTTGTGGATTGTCGTAGAGAGCATCTGGCAATTCGGGAAGCTAACAAACTAGGGATTCCCATCATTGCAATTGCAGATACTAACAGTGATCCAAAAGATGTCACTGTTCCAATTCCGGGCAATGATGACTCCCCGAAAGCTGTACGACTCTTTGCCAGTGTTATTGCAACTGGCATTTTAGAAGGACGGACGAGTCGAGCGAGCATCTCTACCGCTGACAGTGGAACTCCAGCTGAGATCAGCCAGGCTGCCCCTGCTCCAGCAGAGAGTGAGCCTGAAATGAAAAGTGACTCTGCAGGCAACGAAGTGACCGACACCCCTGCCACCCCTGAATAA
- a CDS encoding mechanosensitive ion channel, translating into MTTRSTGQSAFPIAWVCLWLLIGFLSIAPALIKAQQTSETEGNLQHQSKLQESFQQTQMTEDGITNRLNGELSQSQMDTQRLAQQLSLYRLQASTLRNLLLVSSTTIDELSQGIARQQQALQELGTAVSQGAQSIQPLEERQLRAQVRQEVYQQQVNELKSLPQASIPNSLLILVDEIILTQQNNRKNLDQILTIKKEEITRLQAARDENKELLEQLQRRLEERRQEMLFEKQEISLAKLGLTEIATELERFLRLVGRWSQPAEIQLGIRGLWEGYRFLLVTFPFLFVIGLILLRKAKHNLLEWLKETDLPIWQNWTLHLLLQSLMPIGAINLLWACEKSMILANLNPLLVLFRNMLLLWILVFWCVRALERFDDNNFVPVRLAAHCLLRWARSLGLSYLLLQQLLGSNSVMLLIGRLVLGIGVLVLSVDLGRQLRRWVQLQDHWPVLRQTTLSLVLGSLPTLIIGGGLLLELAGYSYLSLYWSVSLSKTGIVLFWGFLCWKCLQEWDARLDAQPLQTDILEVDVQTLGQQSTNWLIGRIAWLFGAGLIGLGLLLAWGAEKEVLLHTWEAIRQPLTVGSLELSLIGFVYAFLILLITRVFVLLWRYLFKQRLMAHSHIEEGTQESVASIGAYAIWGIGLLFGLGALGVNSASLVVAFGAVGIGLGFGLQNIFNNFVSGLILLFERPIQVGNVVEINGIWGVVKKINVRSTLVQTYDNASLIIPNSEFISQTVTNWSYKDPRVRRTINIGVAYGTEPELIHKEMLAMAEQHPKVLAVPTPVVHFVDFGDSALMFRLYYHTTLDFGLISETEIRLQIDERFRELGIVIPFPQRDVHFHVAESTETSPVAKQSSNPIKPLVGMGESKTDDSRMTLLQQLWKGRPK; encoded by the coding sequence ATGACTACCCGATCGACTGGCCAGTCGGCGTTTCCCATTGCATGGGTATGTCTTTGGTTATTGATTGGTTTCCTATCAATAGCACCAGCACTCATCAAAGCACAACAAACCTCTGAAACGGAAGGGAATCTACAGCATCAATCAAAGCTTCAGGAGTCTTTCCAGCAGACTCAAATGACGGAGGATGGCATCACCAATCGGCTGAATGGTGAACTCAGTCAATCGCAGATGGACACTCAAAGACTGGCACAGCAACTCAGTCTTTATCGATTACAGGCCTCTACCCTGCGTAACCTTTTGTTAGTTAGTAGTACGACCATTGATGAGTTGAGCCAGGGAATCGCTCGACAACAGCAGGCTCTTCAAGAGCTTGGAACAGCCGTCTCTCAGGGGGCCCAGTCCATACAACCTCTGGAAGAACGCCAACTTCGTGCACAAGTTCGCCAAGAAGTCTATCAACAACAGGTTAACGAGTTGAAAAGCCTGCCTCAGGCCAGTATTCCCAACTCGCTACTGATACTCGTCGACGAGATTATTCTGACGCAACAAAACAACCGGAAAAATCTCGATCAAATACTTACGATCAAAAAAGAGGAGATTACTCGTCTACAAGCGGCTCGGGATGAGAACAAAGAATTATTGGAACAACTTCAGAGGCGCCTGGAAGAACGCCGTCAAGAAATGCTCTTTGAAAAGCAGGAGATTTCACTGGCCAAGCTTGGGCTAACTGAAATCGCTACTGAATTAGAACGATTCCTGCGACTTGTGGGTCGCTGGAGCCAACCTGCAGAAATTCAATTGGGCATCCGAGGATTGTGGGAAGGCTATCGGTTTTTGCTGGTTACCTTCCCATTCCTGTTCGTGATTGGCCTGATCCTCTTGCGAAAAGCCAAGCACAACCTCCTAGAATGGCTCAAAGAAACTGATCTGCCCATCTGGCAAAACTGGACCTTACACTTACTGTTACAGTCGCTGATGCCAATCGGCGCAATCAATCTATTGTGGGCGTGTGAAAAGAGCATGATCCTGGCAAATCTCAATCCATTGCTGGTGCTCTTTCGCAACATGCTGCTGCTATGGATTTTGGTGTTCTGGTGCGTACGAGCACTAGAGCGATTCGATGATAATAATTTTGTACCAGTTCGTTTGGCTGCACATTGCCTCCTCCGCTGGGCTCGTAGTCTGGGTCTGAGCTATTTGCTGTTGCAACAGTTGCTGGGTAGCAACAGTGTGATGCTTCTCATTGGCAGATTAGTACTCGGTATCGGAGTGCTGGTTTTGAGCGTTGATCTGGGACGTCAACTGCGCCGCTGGGTTCAGCTTCAAGATCACTGGCCTGTTCTCAGGCAGACTACCTTGAGCCTGGTCCTGGGTTCACTCCCAACCCTAATTATTGGAGGTGGGTTACTTTTAGAACTAGCTGGCTATTCTTACCTCAGTCTCTACTGGTCAGTTTCTCTGAGCAAGACAGGGATTGTCCTATTCTGGGGCTTCCTTTGCTGGAAATGTCTTCAGGAATGGGATGCCCGTTTGGATGCACAACCCCTCCAAACCGACATACTGGAAGTTGATGTTCAAACCCTGGGACAACAGTCCACCAATTGGCTGATTGGAAGAATCGCTTGGTTGTTCGGAGCAGGATTGATTGGTCTAGGTCTTTTGTTGGCCTGGGGTGCTGAGAAAGAAGTACTCCTGCACACTTGGGAGGCGATCCGTCAACCATTGACAGTAGGTAGCCTGGAATTGAGCCTGATCGGCTTTGTCTACGCCTTCTTGATCTTGCTGATCACCCGAGTGTTTGTACTCCTTTGGCGCTACCTGTTCAAGCAACGGCTGATGGCACACAGCCACATCGAAGAGGGTACTCAAGAGTCTGTAGCCAGTATTGGAGCTTATGCCATCTGGGGGATTGGGCTGCTATTCGGCTTGGGGGCTTTGGGTGTGAATAGTGCCTCTTTGGTGGTTGCCTTTGGAGCGGTGGGTATCGGCTTGGGTTTTGGTCTACAGAATATCTTCAATAACTTTGTCAGTGGGCTGATTCTGCTGTTCGAACGACCGATTCAGGTAGGAAACGTTGTTGAGATCAATGGGATCTGGGGAGTTGTTAAAAAAATCAACGTTCGTTCAACGTTGGTACAAACCTATGATAATGCCTCATTGATTATACCAAACTCAGAATTCATCAGTCAGACTGTCACAAACTGGTCCTACAAAGATCCACGAGTCCGTCGTACTATCAATATCGGGGTTGCCTATGGAACTGAGCCTGAATTGATTCACAAAGAGATGTTGGCGATGGCAGAACAGCATCCAAAAGTACTCGCTGTACCAACTCCAGTCGTACATTTTGTAGATTTTGGAGACAGCGCTCTAATGTTTCGGCTATACTATCATACGACTTTGGATTTCGGGCTGATTTCCGAGACGGAGATTCGGCTCCAGATCGATGAGCGGTTCCGAGAGTTAGGTATTGTCATTCCGTTTCCTCAACGAGATGTGCACTTCCACGTTGCAGAGTCGACAGAAACTTCACCTGTAGCAAAGCAGAGTTCAAATCCCATCAAGCCATTAGTAGGAATGGGCGAAAGCAAGACGGATGACAGCAGAATGACCTTGCTACAGCAACTTTGGAAGGGTCGCCCAAAGTAA
- the pyrH gene encoding UMP kinase, which yields MQPSYQRILLKLSGETLGGTKGFGFDYEVVQTIAENISKVHDLGVAVGVVVGGGNIFRGARSAEGHIGRVAGDHMGMMATVINSICLQEVLEQRGVTTRVMSAIDIRAVAEPYIKRRADRHLEKSRVVIFAAGTGNPFFTTDTAAVLRASEISAEIVIKATKTDGVYDKDPMLHADAVRFEQLDYAEVLKRNLKVMDSTAIAFCKDNDLPIMVLDINASDSILRAVCGEPIGTLIS from the coding sequence TTGCAACCTTCCTATCAGAGAATTCTTCTCAAACTCAGTGGGGAAACTCTTGGAGGAACCAAAGGCTTTGGTTTCGACTATGAAGTGGTTCAAACCATCGCTGAAAACATCTCCAAGGTTCACGATCTGGGAGTTGCGGTAGGAGTCGTGGTAGGGGGTGGAAACATTTTTCGAGGTGCCCGCTCTGCTGAGGGGCACATTGGCCGAGTCGCTGGTGATCACATGGGAATGATGGCCACCGTGATCAACAGCATCTGCCTGCAAGAAGTTTTAGAGCAACGTGGAGTCACCACTCGGGTAATGTCTGCCATTGATATACGTGCTGTAGCTGAGCCCTACATCAAGCGTCGGGCTGACCGGCATTTGGAGAAGTCACGGGTAGTTATCTTTGCAGCAGGAACTGGGAACCCGTTCTTCACAACAGATACAGCCGCAGTGCTACGGGCATCTGAAATCAGTGCAGAGATTGTGATCAAGGCCACCAAGACTGATGGTGTCTATGACAAAGATCCAATGCTCCATGCCGATGCTGTCCGTTTTGAACAGCTCGATTATGCTGAGGTCCTCAAACGGAATCTAAAGGTCATGGACTCCACAGCGATTGCCTTCTGTAAAGACAATGATTTGCCAATCATGGTTCTCGATATCAATGCCTCTGACTCCATCCTAAGGGCAGTTTGTGGTGAACCTATTGGCACCCTGATTAGCTGA
- the panB gene encoding 3-methyl-2-oxobutanoate hydroxymethyltransferase has translation MKQILIPKLLRRKGQEKLTCLTGYDAFHATMLDESPVDMILVGDTLGLMVQGHNSTLPVTLEEIIYHARIVTRCAPTKLVLADMPFGSLQADIALNVEQSIRVFKDSGAGALKMEGATSEILTTIRHLTPLGVPVCGHIGFQPQSVRLSGYKIDGKTLPDQQRLLEEAQRLQDAGCFAIVLECVVDEVAELITRSVDMLTIGIGSGLGVDAQVLVLHDLLGMTHGRMPSFVRQYAQLRQIALAAVNEWVDDVRSLDYPSQGESYQNPNKQSKSS, from the coding sequence ATGAAACAAATCTTGATTCCAAAACTGCTGCGTCGTAAGGGTCAGGAGAAACTCACCTGCCTCACTGGCTATGATGCTTTTCACGCTACTATGCTGGATGAATCTCCAGTCGACATGATCCTCGTTGGAGACACACTGGGATTGATGGTACAGGGTCACAATTCAACACTACCTGTGACCTTGGAAGAGATCATCTACCACGCTAGGATCGTGACACGTTGTGCGCCAACCAAACTGGTGCTCGCAGATATGCCCTTTGGTAGTCTGCAAGCGGATATAGCCCTCAATGTGGAGCAGTCTATTAGGGTCTTTAAGGACAGTGGAGCCGGTGCTCTCAAGATGGAAGGAGCTACCTCCGAGATTCTGACTACTATCCGGCACCTGACTCCGTTGGGAGTTCCTGTCTGTGGACACATCGGCTTTCAGCCCCAGTCAGTCCGCTTAAGTGGCTATAAGATTGATGGTAAAACCTTGCCTGATCAGCAGCGACTTCTAGAGGAAGCGCAACGTCTGCAAGACGCTGGTTGCTTTGCGATTGTTTTGGAGTGCGTAGTGGATGAGGTCGCTGAGCTAATTACTCGATCTGTGGACATGTTGACAATTGGAATTGGTTCAGGACTAGGAGTTGATGCTCAAGTGCTGGTGCTGCACGATTTGCTAGGAATGACCCACGGTAGGATGCCCTCTTTTGTTCGCCAGTACGCCCAACTTCGACAGATCGCCTTGGCAGCAGTGAATGAATGGGTTGATGACGTGCGCAGTTTGGATTATCCAAGTCAGGGTGAATCCTATCAGAACCCAAACAAGCAGAGCAAAAGTTCCTAA
- a CDS encoding RNB domain-containing ribonuclease, which yields MEPDRLINHYCAYHRDSRLEFGWVRALQKNRLIVQPVLGREQFLPTNRILWSQPSQQIAEGGALQQLTRILEEAEGLAAQIDLPTIHALVEPNAELTLDEIAQDFLEEPEALANQVALLLALQNTADWFRRNRQNTYTPLTEEEQQQLHQKRERELARQQREANVRKWIEELELGKWPSPGKQTQAQQDWLEQLRSLLFFGRDSGYWKELATWIGLGASHEQADEQQLRRLLQKAGQPVRWGELQLRKAQVALDFPEKVLQAADMLQQGVQVNFSSLPDERPVFTVDAAKTKDYDDAISVKSWTERSIELSVHIADLTQHIDPEDSLFSLAAQRISSVYTVEDTYPMFPEVLANDYFSLRAGIPKTVMSFHLQLFLDGTCLLHGIEHEQIVVQQNLTYEEVDSFVVQQDSFWGMLFNCCDAQRKLRLANGALDIERKEFELDITNPENIRVLERDRESPANSLVQELAILINQLAGEQLERARLPGIFRTQAPYEITQEPTEGEKLTMDHVNIEGARLAVNPGTHSGLGCSVYMQVTSPIRRFVDLLCQWQLRHALQYQQAFFSEQQLMGWASEIELRQRSYARTEREIERYWKLRYVGQHLGQVFAARVRRELNQRVEIELEDLGLVCQLPGSRPKGTQLGIEVMQVDPEGGNLFGEFRDHPGEANSGE from the coding sequence ATGGAACCTGATCGTCTCATTAATCATTATTGCGCCTATCACCGAGACAGCCGACTGGAATTTGGATGGGTCCGAGCACTTCAGAAGAATCGACTTATAGTGCAGCCTGTTTTGGGTCGCGAACAATTTCTGCCAACAAACCGAATTCTTTGGTCCCAACCCAGTCAGCAGATAGCAGAGGGTGGAGCTCTTCAGCAACTCACCCGCATCTTGGAGGAAGCAGAAGGTCTGGCTGCACAAATTGATCTGCCTACCATTCATGCCTTGGTCGAACCAAACGCTGAGTTGACTCTAGATGAGATCGCTCAAGATTTTCTGGAAGAACCGGAAGCGCTGGCTAATCAAGTTGCTCTGTTGCTGGCGTTGCAGAATACGGCAGACTGGTTTCGTCGCAATCGCCAGAACACTTACACACCACTGACTGAGGAAGAGCAGCAACAACTTCATCAAAAACGAGAGCGTGAACTGGCCCGCCAGCAACGAGAAGCAAATGTTCGTAAGTGGATTGAAGAGTTGGAATTGGGTAAATGGCCAAGTCCTGGAAAACAAACTCAGGCTCAACAAGATTGGCTGGAGCAGTTGAGATCCCTACTATTCTTTGGCAGGGATTCAGGATATTGGAAGGAGTTGGCTACCTGGATCGGTTTGGGTGCCAGCCACGAGCAAGCCGATGAACAACAACTTCGTCGCTTGCTCCAGAAAGCGGGACAACCGGTTCGTTGGGGGGAGCTGCAACTACGCAAGGCTCAGGTCGCTTTGGATTTTCCAGAGAAAGTGCTGCAGGCAGCTGACATGCTGCAACAAGGAGTCCAGGTCAATTTTTCAAGCCTACCGGACGAACGCCCTGTCTTCACTGTCGATGCGGCCAAAACCAAGGACTACGATGATGCGATCTCAGTAAAAAGCTGGACAGAACGCAGCATCGAACTAAGTGTTCACATAGCTGATCTCACCCAGCATATTGATCCGGAAGACTCCCTGTTTTCATTGGCAGCACAAAGAATCTCCTCGGTCTACACCGTTGAGGATACTTACCCGATGTTTCCGGAGGTCCTGGCCAATGATTATTTTTCTCTTCGAGCTGGCATTCCCAAAACGGTGATGAGCTTCCATTTGCAGTTGTTTCTGGATGGCACTTGCCTACTTCATGGCATCGAGCATGAGCAAATCGTTGTGCAACAGAATTTAACTTACGAGGAAGTTGACTCGTTTGTCGTGCAGCAGGATTCTTTCTGGGGAATGCTGTTTAACTGTTGCGATGCTCAACGCAAGCTGCGGCTCGCAAATGGAGCCTTGGACATAGAGCGTAAGGAGTTTGAATTAGACATTACAAACCCAGAAAATATTCGTGTGCTTGAACGAGATAGGGAAAGTCCAGCGAACAGTCTCGTGCAGGAATTGGCGATTCTTATCAATCAACTCGCTGGAGAGCAGCTTGAACGGGCTCGCCTACCTGGCATCTTTCGTACCCAGGCCCCTTACGAGATCACACAAGAGCCTACAGAAGGTGAAAAACTGACAATGGACCATGTCAACATCGAAGGGGCCCGTCTAGCAGTCAATCCAGGTACTCACTCGGGGTTGGGCTGTTCGGTATACATGCAGGTTACCTCCCCAATTCGGCGCTTTGTGGATCTCCTCTGTCAATGGCAACTCCGACACGCCCTGCAGTATCAGCAAGCATTTTTTAGCGAGCAGCAGCTGATGGGTTGGGCATCTGAAATTGAGTTGCGCCAGCGTTCCTATGCTCGAACTGAACGAGAAATTGAGCGTTACTGGAAATTGCGCTATGTAGGACAGCATCTGGGGCAAGTGTTTGCGGCACGTGTCCGCCGTGAGTTGAATCAGCGGGTCGAAATCGAGTTGGAAGATCTAGGCCTAGTCTGTCAGCTACCGGGTTCTCGTCCCAAGGGTACCCAACTTGGAATTGAGGTCATGCAGGTTGATCCGGAAGGTGGAAATCTATTCGGAGAATTCCGAGACCATCCAGGAGAAGCAAATTCAGGAGAATAA
- a CDS encoding DUF2007 domain-containing protein → MNFLIPCTQIMHSTNFSQFGGKLFSATAQKLRLLRASCYWPDSPTKLWCCIGGAFLLLLINIPFRDFLSLLVVVGALAGALTLWKPWEHTFFNPHNHPDSKVVDLNSYRQRKQKAEEPSNAVPSLQLVLETNFLPQADLVKALLEEHGIPVNLLNRHNASILVHPLGSQTVKVMVPASEHTRAIRLIEQNAPHSPDNGPNIA, encoded by the coding sequence ATGAACTTTCTAATTCCATGTACGCAAATCATGCATTCAACTAACTTCTCCCAATTTGGAGGCAAGCTTTTCAGTGCAACAGCCCAAAAACTTCGGTTATTGAGGGCAAGTTGCTATTGGCCTGACAGCCCCACCAAACTCTGGTGCTGCATTGGGGGAGCTTTTCTGCTGCTTCTGATCAACATACCTTTTCGTGACTTCCTGAGTTTACTGGTTGTCGTTGGGGCGCTTGCCGGTGCATTAACTCTTTGGAAACCCTGGGAGCACACTTTCTTTAATCCACACAACCATCCTGACTCCAAGGTGGTTGATCTTAATTCATACCGACAGCGCAAACAGAAAGCGGAAGAACCTTCAAACGCGGTCCCTAGCCTTCAATTGGTTCTGGAAACTAATTTTTTACCCCAAGCAGACCTAGTGAAAGCTCTCTTGGAAGAGCATGGCATTCCAGTGAACCTACTTAACAGACACAATGCCAGTATTCTAGTGCATCCCCTGGGCAGTCAAACTGTCAAAGTTATGGTTCCTGCATCCGAGCACACCCGTGCCATTCGCCTTATTGAGCAAAACGCTCCCCATTCGCCCGACAATGGGCCCAATATCGCCTGA
- a CDS encoding cereblon family protein, producing MLFVQPGLLPEETQKAEGQQQEKASPSRYVCANCHTPVSDASCLLVIQGDSPNHYFANPDGLLFEILTFSWCQNLRDGSPSVWKDTWFAGYAWTVQYCSGCQIHMGWRYDGSTEPTRFYGIVRERLIEIEEKPG from the coding sequence ATGCTCTTCGTACAACCCGGCTTACTACCAGAAGAAACTCAAAAAGCAGAAGGCCAGCAACAAGAAAAGGCCAGCCCCTCGCGCTATGTTTGTGCCAACTGCCACACTCCAGTCAGTGATGCTAGTTGCCTGCTGGTGATTCAGGGAGACAGTCCCAATCACTACTTCGCGAATCCTGATGGACTGCTCTTTGAAATTCTTACCTTCAGTTGGTGTCAGAACCTACGAGATGGTTCCCCCTCAGTATGGAAGGACACATGGTTTGCTGGTTATGCTTGGACGGTTCAGTATTGCTCAGGATGTCAAATCCACATGGGTTGGCGCTATGATGGTTCAACAGAGCCGACAAGATTCTACGGGATTGTTCGCGAACGACTCATAGAAATTGAGGAGAAGCCAGGCTAG
- a CDS encoding phospho-N-acetylmuramoyl-pentapeptide-transferase has translation MTFLTAYLIITWLMPMTIQLFRRHGITSDFTAASRQTGPYTGATPIMGGGVLIVGILISSLLWTTLNQYIIALLLIMLSFGLIGALDDLAKVFHKRRIERGEEARKSYSDKADGISGKGRLAAEFAVALLVVLGLYLYVDIDGHLVVPFVPIDEWYPYLPKYLFIPFMLLVIVGGANAVNLTDGMDTLATVPLMTCTLFVGAVAYIGGDLDFATKLKIPHLSHDIKELAVLAAAIISAGFAFLKYNAPPAQIYMGDLGALALGSVVSAMFIFVKAELFLPIVGGLFVFSALSTIIQRGFFRAMLSLRGRDFAETYRFFLKSPYHHHLQQLWTYHPEAPKVKSVWLMMLEKLGVRSVPEDNKLLTPQEVNSRVVWHFHLRSIWLFVITLILYFKVR, from the coding sequence ATGACGTTCTTGACAGCTTATCTGATCATCACTTGGCTGATGCCGATGACGATACAGCTTTTTCGGCGTCATGGAATCACCTCTGATTTCACAGCTGCTAGCAGACAGACAGGACCGTACACTGGAGCGACCCCAATTATGGGAGGTGGTGTGTTGATCGTAGGCATCCTGATTTCTTCGCTACTGTGGACGACCCTGAATCAGTACATCATCGCCCTGCTCCTGATCATGCTATCTTTCGGGCTGATTGGTGCGCTGGATGATTTGGCCAAGGTCTTTCACAAACGTCGCATTGAGAGAGGGGAAGAGGCCCGCAAGAGCTACAGTGACAAGGCTGATGGCATCAGTGGCAAGGGCAGGTTGGCTGCTGAATTTGCAGTGGCTCTGCTAGTTGTCTTGGGGCTTTACTTATACGTCGATATTGATGGACATCTCGTTGTGCCTTTTGTACCTATCGACGAATGGTATCCGTATCTGCCAAAGTATCTGTTCATTCCTTTCATGCTACTGGTCATTGTTGGTGGCGCTAATGCTGTCAACTTGACAGATGGGATGGACACACTGGCTACTGTACCATTGATGACCTGTACGCTCTTCGTAGGAGCCGTGGCCTATATTGGAGGAGATTTAGACTTTGCCACAAAGCTAAAAATTCCTCATCTTTCTCATGATATTAAAGAATTGGCTGTGCTTGCTGCTGCCATTATCAGCGCAGGTTTTGCCTTTTTGAAGTACAACGCACCTCCAGCCCAGATTTATATGGGTGACCTTGGAGCACTGGCGCTGGGAAGTGTTGTTTCAGCAATGTTCATCTTTGTGAAAGCTGAGTTATTCCTGCCAATTGTAGGAGGGCTGTTTGTTTTCTCTGCTCTCTCAACAATCATTCAGCGAGGGTTTTTTCGAGCAATGTTGAGTTTGCGGGGTCGGGATTTTGCGGAAACTTATCGCTTCTTTCTGAAATCTCCCTATCATCATCATCTGCAGCAACTTTGGACCTATCATCCGGAAGCTCCAAAAGTGAAGTCAGTCTGGTTGATGATGCTGGAAAAACTTGGAGTGCGCTCTGTTCCAGAAGATAACAAGCTGCTCACTCCTCAAGAAGTCAATAGCCGAGTGGTCTGGCATTTTCATTTGCGCTCCATCTGGCTTTTTGTGATCACTTTGATCCTCTATTTCAAGGTAAGGTAA